CTGGTTCGTGATCAAGAGGTGAGTTTGTCTCCCAAAGAGTTTCGCTTGCTGGAACTGTTTATGAGTTATGCTCGTCGGGTCTGGTCTCGTGAGCAATTGCTAGATCAGGTTTGGGGACCAGAATTTGTTGGTGACAGTAAAACTGTAGATGTTCATATTCGCTGGTTACGCGAAAAATTAGAAGAAGACCCTAGTCATCCAGAATACATTGTGACTGTGAGAGGTTTCGGCTATCGCTTTGGATAATATATTGAGATAGTTGTTAGTTTTTATTAATCACAAAGCAACTAACCACTCACATTCTCATGCTTTTATTGGGATTTTTTCTGGGTTTAGCGGTAGGTATTGGGTTTTGGATTTGGCAACAAGTTCAATTAAAGCGCTACTTGGGGCGAGTACTGCAACCGTTAAGCTCTGGTTCTGACAAGGTAGTGCTACCGCTAATACCTCGTTTGCAGCGCGAAATAGCAACAGTGAAGCAGCAGCGACAAGATTTGCAGCAGTCGCTACAAACCTACCAAGACCTGCTGGATTTTGCCCCACTGGGATATTTGCAGGTAGATGAAGAAAATCAATTGCTGTGGTGCAATCAGCAAGCGCGAGAAATATTGTATCTGCAAAGTTGGCAAGCCGGACAGGTGCGCTTATTGCTGGAATTGGTGCGGTCTTATGAACTTGACCATTTAATTGAACAAACTCGTGATTGGCAGAAACCACAGACAAATGAGTGGGTATTTCACCCGTCTTGTGATGATGCGGCACAGATGCCAACTGTCAAATCACTGAAGTTGCGAGGATCTAGTTTACCTTTACCCAACGGACAAGTCGGGGTTTTTCTGGAAAATCGTCAACCCCTGCTGGATATGAATCAACAACGCGATCGCTCTTTTTCGGATCTGGCTCACGAACTGAGAACGCCATTGACTTCGATTCGTTTGGTTGTGGAAACTTTACAAAACCGTTTAGATCCGCCCTTAAATCGTTGGGTGAATCGGCTCATGCAGGAGGTTGATCGACTGATTAACTTGGTACAAAGCTGGTTGGAACTGACCCAAATGGAAGCCAACCCAACTATGCAATTACATCTAGAAACTGTGTCAGTGCGATCGCTCATTGCATCTGTATGGGAAACATTAGAACCATTAACGCAAAAGCAACGTCTGTCTCTTGACTATTCTGGAGCAGAGAATCTGTGTATTAAAGCAGACCCCGCCCGCATTTATCAAGTTTTTCTCAACTTGCTGGATAACAGCATCAAATATAGTCCTCCTGGTACTTGCATTCAAGTCCAAGCCAAAATATTATCTGCACAAGATACTCATAGTAGCGATGGGCTACGCCCTGCCGGAGGTAATCGCGCTGTCAATATTTTGGAAATAAATCTTATTGATTCGGGAATAGGTTTTTCTGAAGCTGATTTGCCCCATATTTTTGAGCGATTTTACCGGGGAGATAAAGCGCGGACTCATTCTTCATTGCCAGAAAATAATTCTCTGGGAACGATTGTGGGTAATGGTTTAGGTTTGGCCATCGTCAGGCAAATTATTGTCGCCCACGGCGGTTCCATCAAAGCCATGAACGATCCAGAAACTGGTGGCGCTTGGATGCAACTTCAACTTCCTGAAGTTATGGCAAACTCCCGCAGCCAAGACTATAGTTAAGAATATCTTCACCTTTGAGACTATAAGTGTGGAAGCTGCCTTGTATGATCACAATCCCCACCCTAAAAATCCCCAGTTGGCACGTGCAATTCGGCGCTTAGAACGGGACGTATTACGTATGGGCGCTTTGGTAGAACAATCCTTTCGCCTCAGCCACCAAGCACTATTTGCCCGTGATTTAACGGCAGCTGAGGAACTTCCCCGATTAGATAAAAAAATTGATCGCTTTTATAGACAAATAGAATCAGATTGTACGGCAATCATGACGCTACAAGCACCTACGGCTCAGGATTTGCGTTGTTTAAGTGCGTTTATGCAGTTAGTGCGAGACTTAGAGCGTATTGGCGATTATGCTGAGGATTTAGCTAATATTGCCGTTAAAATTTTTCCTTATCCGCCTCATATGTCTTTACCAGACATTGAAAATATGTCTCACCATGCACAAGCAATGCTAGCAACTAGCTTAAAGGCTTTAGCTGATTTGGATGAAGTTGGTGGACGAGGTTTAAAGCACCTAGATGATGCTGTAGACAATGCTTATGACCATGTTTATCAGACTTTAGCCCAGCAACGGGATGTTCCAGGTGTAGTCGAGCCAATTTTGCTGCTAGCACTGGCAATTCGTTGTCTGGAACGGATGGCAGACCATGCCACTAATATCGGACAAAGAGTAGCATACATCGTCACCGGACAACGTTTTTAATCAGGTCTTAGGTATGAGAAATCGGGATTGGTAAATAAATTACCAATCTTTTTTTTGGTTTATTTTTCTGTAAATGTTTGTTTAATTTGCTCTTGTATTATCAAATAAAAGTAGTGTTTTATACTGAGATATGTATTTTTTTAGGCTAAAATCTTGTCTTTTCATTCTTTTGATAAAAATCAATGTTTATTAGAGATGAAAACTTATGTATTAATACGCAAGCAAAGTAAAGTTTTATTTTATACAAAATTTTTGCTTAAAAAAATACAACCATTAAAATTTTGTTAACCAACATACACTTTACCAAATGATTACCTTTTCTTAAACTCGCTCAATTACAGTACCTACAGACAACAGAAAAACTGTTTTTTATCTCACTAATGCAGAAACTAGATGTCATTTAAGTGACACGCCTAGTTAGATTGGTTAGCGATCGCCTAAGCCAGCCTAGAAATTTAATTTTTCTGCTAAATTAGGAGTTTTTGCGGGTATAAAAGTGAGATTTTCGGCGAGGTTTATCCGGTTTTTTAGCTGCGAAACCCCAAAATTTTGGCAAAATTTCGATGAGTTCTGATTCTAATGATCTAAATAATATATGCACGAATTAAGTAGAGATTGAATTTTTCCGTGAGATTTTCCCATTGATTAATTAACAGACCAATTTAGTTTGCACTCTTACAAGTACTTGCATAATGTCTCCCACCAGTCTCACTCCAAACGTATCTAATGTATCGAATGAATCTAGCCCCAGTGGAGAGTTACCACAAAGGTTATTTACGCGCAGAGAAGTAATTCCGCCTGATCAGGATGTATTGTGGCGCATTGAGCGCGGAGCGGTTCGGACTTTAACCTGGAGCGAAGATGGAATATTTATTACTCTCGGTTATTGGGGTGCTGGTGATCTGATTGGCTATTCTTTATCAAAAGTTCAACCCTACCAGATTGAATGCCTAACAAGTGTAGAGGTAACCGTTATACCGCCTCAGCTTTGGTATAGAGATATTGATGCTTTTTTGTCCCACATTCAACATTCAGAAGAGCTTTTAAGTATTGTACATCTCAAACCGATGTCGTTACGTTTGGGGAAATTTTTGCTGTGGTTAAGTGAAAAATTTGGACGTGATGTGGAACAGGGTAAATTAATTGACCTAAATATTACTCATCAGGAAATGTCCGAAGTGTTAAATACTACTCGTGTTACTGTAACCCGGCTTCTACAGCAATTTGAAGAACAAGGAGTATTGTTACGCTATAAGCGGCGAATTATTCTTCTTTCACGAAATAAATAACCAAAAAATATAGTATAAAAAAATGAGAATTAACTTGTGTTAATTAGCAAAAATTTGCTATATTCATTACTGAAGTTTTAAGTGAATTGCCTGAAAAAACAGCAAGTTTTTTGATGGTTTCAATTATTTGGTGTGAGTGAAATTAAAAACATGAAAAAACTACTTTGGAATGCGCTTAAGGTTAGTCCAGCTATTGCTGCAACATTATTTGCTGCTAATAGTGCCTTCGCGGTTGAAGTCAATGAACAAGTAACAACTGTTGCTCAGTTGTCCCAAGAGGCTAATAGCATTGGTCAAGTAACATCTGTTTCTCAGTTTTCGGATGTACAACCTACAGACTGGGCGTTTCAAGCTTTACAGTCTTTGGTTGAGCGTTACGGTTGTATCGCAGGTTATCCCAATTCCACATACCGTGGTAACCGTGCCTTAACTCGTTACGAATTTGCAGCTGGTTTGAACGCTTGTTTAGACAGAGTTAATGAACTGATTGCGACAGCAACCGCCGATGTAATTACTAGACAAGACCTAGCTACATTACAGCGCTTGCAAGAAGAATTTTCTGCTGAATTGGCTACCCTGCGTGGTCGTGTAGATTCCTTAGAAGCTCGGACGGCTGAATTAGAAGCAAATCAGTTTTCTACCACCACTAAGTTGAAGGGTGAAGCTATCTTTGCTCTAGGTGGTGCTTTTGGTGACGAAAGAGTAGGCGGTGGCGACATACAAGATAATATCACTTTCGCTAACCGGGTTCGTTTGAACTTGGAAAGCAGCTTCACAGGAACGGATAAATTGCAGGTTCGTTTGCAAGCTCGTAACATTGCCCAATTAGACGGCGGCAGTTCCTCAAGACCAAATATCACTGGTACCAACATGACCCGCTTGGGCTTTGATGGTGATAATGGTAACAACGTTGAAATTTCTAAAGTTAACTACGAATTCAACCTGAGTGATGCAGTTCGAGTTAAGGTTGATGCTTCTGGTGCTGAAATATGGAATAACACTAATGTGTTCAACTCAAACTTCAGTAGTAGTGGTTCAGGTTCTATCTCTCGCTACGGTCGTTTCAGCCCCATCTATCGGGCATCATCTCCTGGTGGTGCTGGTTTAACTGTGACATTAAATCCCAAAGGAGCTATTAGCTTCACGGGGGCTTATATGGCACCCAGCGCTGAGGACCCTACCGATGATAATGGTCTGTTGAATGGCGCTAACGCATTTTTTGGTCAAATAGACTTCAAACCCAGCCAAGCTTTAAACTTAGGTTTTACCTACTCTCGTACTTATCAGAACCCTGCCAACGGTGTAAATCTGTTCGGTAGCCAAGGTAGCGCTTTTGCTAATAGACCTTTTGGTAACACTGCTACCTCAGCCAATAACTATAGTGTACAAGCAAACTTCAGACCTAGTTCGGCATTGTCAGTAGGCGGTTGGGCTGGTTACACCACAGCAGAATCTGAAGTTGCCGATGCTGATGCAGACATTTTTTACTGGGCTGCCAACATAGGTATCAGAGACTTTGGTAGAGAAGGGAACTTACTTGGTGTGATCTTTGGTCAACCCCCGAAAGTAACCGGTGGTTCTGTAGATTCCGAATCAGATACCTCTTATCATTTAGAGGGTCTTTATCGGATGCGTCTCACTGAGAATATCGCTGTCACCCCTGGTTTGTTGGTGATTTTCAACCCTGAACACAATAGCAATAACGAAACCATTTATGTAGGTACTTTACGTACTACCTTCAGTTTCTAAAATTGGTGTTAGTGAGAAGTTAAATAAAAAGCCCGCCTCAGTGCGGGCTTTTTGGTGGAAAATTATCACTACGTGGGATGATAATCTTGTGAATTTGGCATATCTACTGCTGGGCGATCGCTACTCCATGCCCACCAAACGTAACCACATTGGCAATTGTAAAACTCCTGCCATTTACGACGATGTTTTTCTGTGCTTACAGGCGATCGCCTATTGATCCAAACTTGTACAGCTTCGCGGCTACTGGCGTGACAGCTAGGACAGCAAAACTCGTAAGCGTGAACTGCCTGATCTGTCCATTTAGGCGGAATGGGAGCAAATGCATCCATTTAATCTTAATTGGGAGTTCGTAGTTAAGAATTTAAGTAGTATTATCTCATGTATATGAGAATAAGTTTTTCAACGCAGAGGGACGCTAAGTTAGCGCATACGCCGTTAGGCGTTCCCGCAGGGTAGGTACGCTGAGTTAGGATTTTGGATGATAACTACGAATTACGAATTACGAATTACGAATTATTAGAATGGAGCCAAGGGTTGAAATTCGCCGTTTGTTGGATGTGATGCCTGCTTCTAGTCGAATGACTACCAAAATTGTCAGCAAACCGGAGCAGCCAAAGGTGATTGATGCTATTTTTCCTCTACCTGGGAATCAGGATCGACCGATATATATTAATTTTGATTTGTGGTTGCGCTTGGCTAAACCACAACGGGATTTATTGCTATTCCAGAAGGTTAGCTGGTTGATGGGGGTGAAGTGGTTTAAACCTGATATTTATCAAGGTGTGGTTTTGCTGGGGTTTTTGGCTGGATTGCTGGAATCAGCGCAAACAGATGTGGTGGGTGTGGCTGTGGCTGGGGGTTTAAGTGCGATCGCTTTGGTGCGGATTTGGCGGACTAATAAATCTTCGCAATCAGAGTTAAACGCCGATTTAGCCGCGATCCAAATAGCCCAACGCCGGGGTTACTCGGAAACTGAAGCCGCCCAGCATTTATTATCTGCGATTGAGGCGATCGCTCAGATTGAAAAACAGTCTACTCTGAATTTTAGCGAATTAATTCGTTGCCAAAACTTACGCGCGATCGCTGGTTTATCACCAGTCGGTGTACCAAAAAGTTATCCATAGACATTTGACAGCTATCACTAATAATTATTGACAGTGATAAAGTTCATAAACATAGCCGTTGATGGCTGGCAAATTTTTATTTTCTGCGTCACATTTTTGGACTTCCTCGGCTATGGGAGCATGAAAATTAACTAACCATAAATCAAAGGGTCGTGGTAATTCCTTTAAGGTGTTATCTAGGGATGTAGTAGAAGTATTGGGGTCTTGGTCTTGATGGGCGAGGAGAAATTGCGTATTAGCTTGTGAACCGGAGAATTTTAACTCCCAGGCTATCCCCATCATTTCTCCAGTTTGGACTAAGCTTTTGTGGGTTGTAGCAATGAGAACTGGAAGTTGGGAATTTTGTTCAATCAGAGAAACGAGTAAATCAGGGCGGTAATATTTGCGATAACCGAGATTAGAAGTAACTGTGATCGCACTAATTAATCCCATCAACCAAATGAGGATGACAGCTTGCTTTCCTGTGATCCTCCATTTACCGATGTCTCGATTTTGATAACAAACTGCCAGACTTGCCCCCAGGAGGATAATCACAGCCGGAAAGTAGACAAAATTGTAGCGCGCGCCCCGTGTGAGGTCGATACCCAGAAAATAAGTAAAGAAAAAGAATAAAGCGATCGCTCCTAATACTACCCCAGCTAATACCTGAGTGATTAACCGAGTTTCAGGCTGCTGTAGCTGAACTTTCAGACCACGAACTAAAATCGGTGTTGCCCAAATAAAGAAAATTAACATCACCAATCCAGACGCAATCACAACTGTTAACTGTGGTGCTTCCACTGGTAGCAAGGAAATCATCGTAATCCAGGCGGCTAAAGCTTGAAAAATGGGGTTGATCCAATCTAGTCCCACACGCTCACCTTGAATCCACTCTGTTAAACTACTGCGATAGCGATTCTGTAAAAAGCTCGGTAACCAAACAACAGCAGCGACAGCAGTACCAGCTGCAATAAAATAAATCCGCCACCACAGAGAAGAAAGAAACAGCAAAGTTTTTGTGTGGGTATATTGTTGCCAAGCGACAAAAATCAATACCAAGGCTTCAGCACCGAGAGTCAGAACAAAAAAGTAATGAGTCGCAATACCCAAGGCGTTCACTCCCACCCAAGCAATGATTAGCCAAAGCGGTAACAATGTTCGGTTTTGCAGGTGACGGATCGCAATTACCAAGCAAGTCAGAGAGGCCATCACCCAAATCACAGCTAAACTATAATGACGCGCTTCTTGTGCTAAAAAAATACCATAGGGTGAAACTGCCATCATCGCCGCCGATAATTGCCCCACTAATGCCGAACGAAAAGCTAATTTGCCTAAAAGATAAGCGCCGGGAATAGAGGCTGCACCGAGTAAAGCGGGTAGAGAACGCCCAGCCCACAGTGACACTAAACCGAATGGGTGAGGAAATAACTTCATCCATAAATGAGCCATGACAAAATACAGGGGTGGATGAGTATCTTGTGTGACCATGAGATGAATCACATCTCCAATACCAGCTGTGGGATTTATTTGCAGTGGTTGTAATAAGATATCAGGTGCGATCGCTTGATCTAGAGGTACTGGTAAAAAACTATTGCCCAGACTAAACACCAAGGTAGCAAATTCATCAATCCAAGGAGGCTTGGCGGTCAAATTAGCTAAACGTAAGCTGATACCGATGATTAACCAAATCAACAACAGCAGAGGCTGAAACCAGCGAGCTGAAACGGTAGAGCGCCAATTCTTAGACAAATACATCAATTTTGAGGCAGAATTTTTGTGGGCTAAAGGTAGAAATCAGTCATGTCGGCAACCCCAACAGTGACTTTGATCGCTACACCAGCAACCAGTGAATTTGTATATATTAGACTCACCTTTGAGATTTAAGTTCAATTAAATTTTGGCTATTTCACGTCGGTGACGCGCCAACTGAGTTTTAAGTTCACCCAGAAATTCCAAATAGTCACAATGGCGATCGCTATCAGATTAGCAATGTATGTCTTACGAATAATGAAATAGAACTTCAGATTTAATCCCATAACTGTGAGTGTGAAATCGATGGTGAAATCCCTCAACATAAAGTTAGGCGTAAAGTTAAATACCAAATTCAATAGCAGTACATTCAACACCAATCCAGCGAGGCAAATTAAATTAAATTTCAAAAATCGCTTCAGACGTTGATGCCATTCATTTTGCTTGCTACTGACATCTGCAAAAGTCCAAGCATCATTCCACAAGAAATTATTGAAAATGGCAATTTCACCAGCAATGATTTTACTCCGCGTTAGGGGTAAAGCCAAAGTAGTCGGATCACTGAGTAAATAAAGTATAGCCATATCCACAAACACCCCACTCAGTCCCACCAATCCAAACCGCAGGAATTTATCAATGGGGAAATTGATTTTTTTCTGAACTCGTCCCAGCGCTCCCGTAGACAATCGCAAACGGACTAAGTGCTGTAAATATTCTAAATATTGCTTCCATGTCACCTTACTTTCACCTTGTTGGCGTTCACAGAAGACATAACCAACTTCAGCAATTTGATTGACATTTCCCCGGCCAATTATCTCCAAAAGAATTTTGTATCCCACTGGATGGAGTGTGACACCGGCAATACAGGCGCGGCGCACCATAAAATAACCACTCATGGGGTCAGAAACTCTCCCCAATACTCTAGGTAGGAGAATTAATCCTAATACCTGAGCGCCACGGGACAAAAAACGCCTGATCAGATTCCAACTACTAACGCCACCTCCTTCGACATGACGGCTAGCGACGGCTAAATCTGCGCCCTGTTTAATTGCAACCAATAATTGAATTAATATTTCTGGTGGATGTTGTAAATCTCCGTCAATTACCCCTAGTATGCTACCCTTGGCTACTTGCCATCCACGAATTACAGCTGAAGACAATCCCCGTTCTTGTTCGCGTCGCATGACCTGCAACTGCGGGTATTCCCCCATGAGGGATTGTGCTATTTCCCAAGTGCGGTCGGGACTATCATCATCAACTACTATTATTTCGTATTCTTCTGGGATAAATTCATTGAGTAATTCACTCAATATTTTGACAACATTTTGAATATTGTCACGCTCTTGATAAGTGGGAATTACCAGGGAAAAATAGATGGTTGGACGATCAGCGTCTAAGCTGGAAGGGGGTAATTCAGAAATTTGTAATGGGGTAGTTATTTCGGACAACAAGGCATTTGTTTTTTCACTCATACGGGGCGATAAAATTATAGCAAAAACATTTTTTATGGCGATTAATTTGGTTTAAATATGGATTTTATCAATCCTGATAGTCTGAAGTTTCATGCTAATTTCTGCGAAAATAATAAGAGTAACTTGGTTATCACTGATGCCCTGTAAAACTGTTGATAGTATTTTGGATCATGCCCTTTTGGGGTATGATTTATCTCCCGCCGATGGAGTGGTATTGTTAAAACAAACTGATCCAGATGCGATCGCTGCCATTCGGACTACAGCTGACAAACTCCGCTACAGTCAAGCTGGCAATACGGTAACTTACATTATTAACCGCAATATCAACTTTACGAATATCTGTGAGCAACACTGTAGTTTTTGCGCTTTCCGCCGGGATGACGGTGATGCTGGTGCTTACTGGTTAGATTGGGCGCAAATTGTCGAAAAATCCACAGATGCAGTCCAAAGAGGTGCAACGGAAATCTGTATGCAGGGAGGATTAAACCCACAAGCGCAGATCAACGGTAAGTCTTTACATTATTACCTCAAGCTCGTAGAAACCATCAAGCAGGAATTTCCCCAGATACATCTACACGCTTTCTCTCCCCAAGAAGTGGAATTTATCGCCAGAATTGATGGCATTGCATATGCTGATGTGATTGCGGCTTTGCGGGATGCTGGTGTAGGCTCAATGCCAGGAACAGCAGCTGAAGTCTTAGATGATCAAGTCAGGCGGGTACTGTGTCCAGAAAAGATTGACACAGCCACTTGGCTAGAAATCGTTGGTACAGCTCACAAATTAGGTTTACCCACCACTAGCACTATATTATCGGGGCATATTGAAACTTCAGAACAACAAATTGGGCATTTAGAAAAATTGCGATCGCTGCAAAAAACTGCCATTGATCACGGATATCCGGCGCGCATTACTGAGTTTATTCCATTACCATTTGTCGGACAAGAAGCACCGAAATCATTACGCCGTCGTGTCGGACGTGATCAACCAGTGTTAAATGATGCCTTATTACTCACAGCTGTGGCGCGGATTTATTTGGGAAATTACATCCCTAATCATCAACCAAGTTGGGTAAAACTGGGGCTGGCTGGTGCGACTGAAGCTTTATTGTGGGGTTGCAACGATATCGGCGGTACGCTCATGGAAGAACACATTACCACAATGGCTGGAGCCTTGGGTGGAACTTGTATGGAAGTGGAAACTCTGCAAAGTGCGATCGCATCTCTAGGAAGACCCCACCAACAACGAGATACTCTTTATCAAAGAGTCATTAGTCATTAGTCATTCATTGGGAAGTTACCCTCTTATCCCCCCTGCTCCCTGCTCCCCTGCCTCTTCTCCCCACTCCCCACTCTAAATGATCCCCAGGACACCAATCCAGGATAGGATAGACGTTGATTTACGTATTATTCACTGAACACTTATGAAGCGCTATTGGTCGCGTCTACTTGCCTTGGTCTTGGTTGTAACCCTTGGCCTCATGGGCTGTTCTGGTAGTCCAGACAGTTTGACAGGCGATTATCGTCAAGATACCTTGGCTGTAGTCAATATTATGAAAGAAGCTCTGGATCTAACAGCAGATTCACCCGACAGAGGAGCAATTCAAGCCGAAGCACGTCAAAAAATCAACGATTTTTCAGCTCGCTACCAACGAGTTAAGTCTGTTTCCGGTCTGAGTTCCTTTACAACCATGCGAACAGCTCTCAACTCCCTAGCTGGACACTACAGTTCTTACCCAAATCGTCCCTTACCCGAAAAGCTCAAAAATCGCCTAGAGCAAGAGTTACAACGGGTAGAAACCGCGCTGAGGCGTGGGGCTTAAATATTGGCTATTCGATTGTTAAGAGTCAAAAGTCTAGAGTCTTCAGTTTTTACTCTCGACCGTTGACTCTTGACTCCTTTCTCAACTTTAGCTAGTACATGGCGTAAATAAACAGACCATTCAAAATCCATGAAAAGCCCATTTTATAAGCTTTTTGACTTTTGACTTTTGACTTCACGGCGGTACTAGTCTGTCTTTTGAATTTCCGCGTTTTGCAATTAATTGAACTACTATAATTCCCCACTCCCTTCTACAGGTACAACGCCAGTCGCTACAAATTTGGGAAAGTTCGCAACTGGCTGGTTCCTTGATCACGTTTCAACCCACTCCCCATCAAATAAATAGCCATAAATAGGAAATATTCGGCAAGATATTCTGGATTCTATGGGACTTAAATCACCAAAAAAGTAGAATATGAATTACCCCAAAAATAGCCCAAGTGTGCTTTTTGTTCAGTTGACCTGCAAAATTTCTCCAAACATATGGCAACAGAAACAGAATTTTGGCAGTCTTGAACAGGTAAGCTGCAAAACTTTTAATACCTGTAGCTAGAAATTATTTGCATTAGGATTGATTACTGATTTGTGCTTCTACTTTTAGGTATGTCTAACTGTCCTTTGAATCTTGTGAGAACAATTTTATTTTGGCGTTGTCTGTTCGCTACCGTTTTCACCAGTAGTTTGTTGATTTCCCACTTTGGTATCCAACCAGCACAGGCGCAAGTAACGGAGTATTGCCAATTATCCACAGCCGCAGAAAAAGCCAAAGAAGACTTACGTTTGTCAGCCCTCCAAGGCAATCAAGATGCCCAGAATCGCTACGAACAACTGCTGAAACAACACGCACAGGATTTGCAAAATTGCCGCAATCGGACTTGGCCACAAACCCAAGCCATCTGGTTACGTTTATATCCCTGTGACATTCAGCGAGGATCGATTGACCTGGTTATGGATCGGATTGTCAACCGGGGCTATAACCAAATTTATGTAGAAGTTTTTTCGGATGGGCAAGTATTATTACCAGCAGCAAGTAATCCCACAGTGTGGCCATCTGTAGTTCGCACCGCAGGAGCCGAAAACATCGATTTGCTGTCTGTGGCTATTGAAAAAGGGCGGCAACGGGGTTTAAAAGTTTACGCTTG
This genomic interval from Nodularia sp. LEGE 06071 contains the following:
- a CDS encoding glycosyltransferase, with the translated sequence MSEKTNALLSEITTPLQISELPPSSLDADRPTIYFSLVIPTYQERDNIQNVVKILSELLNEFIPEEYEIIVVDDDSPDRTWEIAQSLMGEYPQLQVMRREQERGLSSAVIRGWQVAKGSILGVIDGDLQHPPEILIQLLVAIKQGADLAVASRHVEGGGVSSWNLIRRFLSRGAQVLGLILLPRVLGRVSDPMSGYFMVRRACIAGVTLHPVGYKILLEIIGRGNVNQIAEVGYVFCERQQGESKVTWKQYLEYLQHLVRLRLSTGALGRVQKKINFPIDKFLRFGLVGLSGVFVDMAILYLLSDPTTLALPLTRSKIIAGEIAIFNNFLWNDAWTFADVSSKQNEWHQRLKRFLKFNLICLAGLVLNVLLLNLVFNFTPNFMLRDFTIDFTLTVMGLNLKFYFIIRKTYIANLIAIAIVTIWNFWVNLKLSWRVTDVK
- a CDS encoding sensor histidine kinase, which produces MLLLGFFLGLAVGIGFWIWQQVQLKRYLGRVLQPLSSGSDKVVLPLIPRLQREIATVKQQRQDLQQSLQTYQDLLDFAPLGYLQVDEENQLLWCNQQAREILYLQSWQAGQVRLLLELVRSYELDHLIEQTRDWQKPQTNEWVFHPSCDDAAQMPTVKSLKLRGSSLPLPNGQVGVFLENRQPLLDMNQQRDRSFSDLAHELRTPLTSIRLVVETLQNRLDPPLNRWVNRLMQEVDRLINLVQSWLELTQMEANPTMQLHLETVSVRSLIASVWETLEPLTQKQRLSLDYSGAENLCIKADPARIYQVFLNLLDNSIKYSPPGTCIQVQAKILSAQDTHSSDGLRPAGGNRAVNILEINLIDSGIGFSEADLPHIFERFYRGDKARTHSSLPENNSLGTIVGNGLGLAIVRQIIVAHGGSIKAMNDPETGGAWMQLQLPEVMANSRSQDYS
- a CDS encoding Crp/Fnr family transcriptional regulator, which encodes MSPTSLTPNVSNVSNESSPSGELPQRLFTRREVIPPDQDVLWRIERGAVRTLTWSEDGIFITLGYWGAGDLIGYSLSKVQPYQIECLTSVEVTVIPPQLWYRDIDAFLSHIQHSEELLSIVHLKPMSLRLGKFLLWLSEKFGRDVEQGKLIDLNITHQEMSEVLNTTRVTVTRLLQQFEEQGVLLRYKRRIILLSRNK
- a CDS encoding glycosyltransferase family 39 protein codes for the protein MYLSKNWRSTVSARWFQPLLLLIWLIIGISLRLANLTAKPPWIDEFATLVFSLGNSFLPVPLDQAIAPDILLQPLQINPTAGIGDVIHLMVTQDTHPPLYFVMAHLWMKLFPHPFGLVSLWAGRSLPALLGAASIPGAYLLGKLAFRSALVGQLSAAMMAVSPYGIFLAQEARHYSLAVIWVMASLTCLVIAIRHLQNRTLLPLWLIIAWVGVNALGIATHYFFVLTLGAEALVLIFVAWQQYTHTKTLLFLSSLWWRIYFIAAGTAVAAVVWLPSFLQNRYRSSLTEWIQGERVGLDWINPIFQALAAWITMISLLPVEAPQLTVVIASGLVMLIFFIWATPILVRGLKVQLQQPETRLITQVLAGVVLGAIALFFFFTYFLGIDLTRGARYNFVYFPAVIILLGASLAVCYQNRDIGKWRITGKQAVILIWLMGLISAITVTSNLGYRKYYRPDLLVSLIEQNSQLPVLIATTHKSLVQTGEMMGIAWELKFSGSQANTQFLLAHQDQDPNTSTTSLDNTLKELPRPFDLWLVNFHAPIAEEVQKCDAENKNLPAINGYVYELYHCQ
- a CDS encoding iron uptake porin, encoding MKKLLWNALKVSPAIAATLFAANSAFAVEVNEQVTTVAQLSQEANSIGQVTSVSQFSDVQPTDWAFQALQSLVERYGCIAGYPNSTYRGNRALTRYEFAAGLNACLDRVNELIATATADVITRQDLATLQRLQEEFSAELATLRGRVDSLEARTAELEANQFSTTTKLKGEAIFALGGAFGDERVGGGDIQDNITFANRVRLNLESSFTGTDKLQVRLQARNIAQLDGGSSSRPNITGTNMTRLGFDGDNGNNVEISKVNYEFNLSDAVRVKVDASGAEIWNNTNVFNSNFSSSGSGSISRYGRFSPIYRASSPGGAGLTVTLNPKGAISFTGAYMAPSAEDPTDDNGLLNGANAFFGQIDFKPSQALNLGFTYSRTYQNPANGVNLFGSQGSAFANRPFGNTATSANNYSVQANFRPSSALSVGGWAGYTTAESEVADADADIFYWAANIGIRDFGREGNLLGVIFGQPPKVTGGSVDSESDTSYHLEGLYRMRLTENIAVTPGLLVIFNPEHNSNNETIYVGTLRTTFSF
- a CDS encoding DUF3318 domain-containing protein, which codes for MEPRVEIRRLLDVMPASSRMTTKIVSKPEQPKVIDAIFPLPGNQDRPIYINFDLWLRLAKPQRDLLLFQKVSWLMGVKWFKPDIYQGVVLLGFLAGLLESAQTDVVGVAVAGGLSAIALVRIWRTNKSSQSELNADLAAIQIAQRRGYSETEAAQHLLSAIEAIAQIEKQSTLNFSELIRCQNLRAIAGLSPVGVPKSYP
- the phoU gene encoding phosphate signaling complex protein PhoU, with translation MEAALYDHNPHPKNPQLARAIRRLERDVLRMGALVEQSFRLSHQALFARDLTAAEELPRLDKKIDRFYRQIESDCTAIMTLQAPTAQDLRCLSAFMQLVRDLERIGDYAEDLANIAVKIFPYPPHMSLPDIENMSHHAQAMLATSLKALADLDEVGGRGLKHLDDAVDNAYDHVYQTLAQQRDVPGVVEPILLLALAIRCLERMADHATNIGQRVAYIVTGQRF